Proteins from one Candidatus Neomarinimicrobiota bacterium genomic window:
- a CDS encoding sulfotransferase, with translation MATLPNFLVVGAAKSGTTSLYHYVNQHPDIYMSPVKEPEYFSFMGQEVHFIGPGGQSMNFGIINDAEAYAALFEDLSGEKAIGECSTSYLFLPQAAANIHHAIPHCRIIMILRHPVERTFSHYLDHVRALCEDLPFEDAIAAEQTRADNGWRWGYQYTGHSRYYAQVKRYYDRFPAENVRIYLFDRLQQDPHGLMADVYRFLNVDDTFRPNVSKVYNPSGLPRRIWLQKLLVKPNPLKTLIRPLLPRHWRRRIIQSLTRANLIRTTMEPEARQRLTELLREDTLALQDLIGQDLSNWLV, from the coding sequence ATGGCCACGCTGCCGAACTTCCTGGTCGTGGGCGCGGCCAAGTCCGGGACCACTTCCCTGTACCACTACGTGAACCAGCATCCGGACATCTACATGAGTCCGGTCAAGGAACCCGAATACTTCTCATTCATGGGACAGGAGGTGCATTTCATTGGCCCCGGCGGCCAGAGCATGAACTTCGGCATCATTAACGATGCCGAGGCATATGCCGCCCTGTTTGAAGACCTTTCCGGTGAGAAAGCCATCGGGGAGTGTTCCACCTCCTACCTGTTCCTACCTCAGGCTGCGGCCAATATTCACCACGCTATCCCCCACTGCCGGATCATCATGATTCTACGCCACCCGGTGGAGCGCACCTTCTCACATTATCTGGACCACGTCCGGGCACTCTGTGAAGACCTGCCATTCGAAGACGCTATTGCAGCTGAACAGACCCGGGCGGACAACGGCTGGCGCTGGGGCTATCAGTATACCGGGCACAGCAGGTATTACGCACAGGTGAAGCGCTACTATGATCGATTCCCCGCGGAAAACGTAAGGATTTATCTATTCGACCGGCTGCAACAGGACCCCCACGGACTGATGGCCGATGTGTACCGCTTTCTAAATGTAGACGACACCTTCCGGCCCAACGTCAGCAAGGTCTACAATCCCAGCGGCTTGCCCCGACGCATCTGGCTGCAGAAGCTGCTGGTCAAACCCAATCCTTTAAAGACACTGATCAGACCTCTCCTGCCCCGGCACTGGCGGCGGCGGATCATTCAAAGCCTGACCCGAGCCAATCTGATCCGAACCACGATGGAACCTGAAGCCCGACAGCGGTTGACAGAGCTCTTGCGGGAAGATACCCTGGCTTTGCAGGACCTCATCGGCCAGGACTTGTCTAATTGGCTGGTGTAA
- a CDS encoding OmpA family protein, producing MTTTRTSGIPGLYWFLLVLFALGAVGCVSKSKYDDKAAQVEKLRQKAADLNQQNQQLEARVQVLEGQLLTVVGEKGFLEVRIDSLVKQTAADLERLHAFQQQLEQSLRAEIDRGEITIAELRGRLSINIVDQILFLSGETEVRQKGQEVLNRVGDVLKNVKRQRIQIAGHTDNVPVGEKLQHLYATNWELSTARATTVTRLLIEKYGVNPKLVAAAGYAEYKPVASNETKAGRAKNRRIEIILTPVETGRTAVFIR from the coding sequence ATGACCACCACGCGCACTTCCGGAATCCCAGGGTTATACTGGTTCCTGCTGGTCCTGTTTGCCTTAGGAGCCGTCGGATGCGTATCGAAAAGCAAATACGATGACAAAGCGGCCCAGGTTGAGAAACTGCGTCAGAAAGCGGCCGATTTGAACCAGCAGAATCAACAGCTGGAAGCCCGGGTACAGGTGTTGGAAGGCCAACTGCTCACCGTTGTCGGTGAAAAGGGCTTCCTGGAGGTACGCATCGATTCGCTGGTCAAACAGACGGCCGCCGATCTCGAGCGTCTCCACGCTTTCCAACAGCAGCTGGAGCAGAGCCTGCGGGCGGAAATCGACCGCGGAGAGATCACCATCGCCGAACTGCGGGGTCGGCTCTCCATAAACATCGTAGATCAGATCCTGTTCCTCTCAGGCGAAACCGAGGTACGGCAGAAAGGTCAGGAGGTACTGAATCGGGTTGGAGATGTCTTGAAGAATGTCAAGCGCCAGCGGATCCAGATCGCGGGACACACGGACAACGTGCCGGTCGGGGAGAAGCTCCAGCATCTTTATGCCACCAACTGGGAGCTCAGCACGGCGCGCGCTACCACCGTTACCCGTCTGCTGATCGAGAAGTACGGTGTGAATCCCAAGCTGGTTGCGGCAGCAGGATACGCCGAGTACAAGCCCGTGGCTTCCAACGAGACCAAGGCCGGTCGTGCGAAGAACCGGCGCATCGAGATCATTTTGACGCCAGTGGAGACCGGCAGGACAGCAGTATTCATACGGTAG